The Pangasianodon hypophthalmus isolate fPanHyp1 chromosome 13, fPanHyp1.pri, whole genome shotgun sequence genome includes a window with the following:
- the lat gene encoding linker for activation of T-cells family member 1 isoform X1, with protein MDSTALLTVVGVAVVVLFIILTGLCLNCKGNSQPIYIRQQHDPHNSYAPSQGFTVVRPYGETPPCPGISVHPSQHQHMTSPLLTDVRRSSACPSSDGGSQSDYINQNVVDNDAVSYEQPPEKTTDYPDYLDVLPDDQNVSQQNLASSLNSGQSYQNIENDDNDDDSDSQHYINVNEDRVPATETPVGSLGSCSSDDQGSSDYVNAPNHVNFHLG; from the exons ATGGATTCCACTGCACTTTTGACTGTGGTAGGTGTGGCAGTTGTTGTGCTGTTCATCATCCTGACTGGTCTTTGCTTGAACTGCAAAGGAAACAGCCAACCAA taTATATAAGACAACAACATGATCCACACAACAGTTATGCACC GAGCCAAGGTTTTACAGTTGTCCGCCCCT ACGGAGAGACTCCTCCTTGCCCTGGCATATCAGTTCATCCTTCTCAACACCAGCACATGAC TTCTCCATTGCTGACTGATGTGAGGCGGAGCTCTGCTTGTCCCTCCTCTGATG GTGGAAGCCAGAGTGATTACATCAACCAAAATG TAGTGGACAATGATGCAGTAAGCTATGAGCAGCCTCCTGAAAAGACTACAGACTATCCGGACTATCT GGACGTGTTACCAGATGACCAAAATGTGTCCCAGCAGAATCTCGCCTCTTCGTTGAATTCAG GGCAGAGTTACCAGAACATTGAAAATGATGACAACGATGATGATTCAG ACAGTCAGCATTATATAAATGTCAACGAGGACAGAGTACCTGCAACTGAAACTCCTG TTGGCTCACTTGGGAGCTGCAGCAGTGACGACCAGGGCAGCTCTGACTACGTAAACGCTCCTAACCACG TTAACTTCCACCTGGGCTGA
- the lat gene encoding linker for activation of T-cells family member 1 isoform X2, with protein MDSTALLTVVGVAVVVLFIILTGLCLNCKGNSQPIYIRQQHDPHNSYAPSQGFTVVRPYGETPPCPGISVHPSQHQHMTSPLLTDVRRSSACPSSDGGSQSDYINQNVDNDAVSYEQPPEKTTDYPDYLDVLPDDQNVSQQNLASSLNSGQSYQNIENDDNDDDSDSQHYINVNEDRVPATETPVGSLGSCSSDDQGSSDYVNAPNHVNFHLG; from the exons ATGGATTCCACTGCACTTTTGACTGTGGTAGGTGTGGCAGTTGTTGTGCTGTTCATCATCCTGACTGGTCTTTGCTTGAACTGCAAAGGAAACAGCCAACCAA taTATATAAGACAACAACATGATCCACACAACAGTTATGCACC GAGCCAAGGTTTTACAGTTGTCCGCCCCT ACGGAGAGACTCCTCCTTGCCCTGGCATATCAGTTCATCCTTCTCAACACCAGCACATGAC TTCTCCATTGCTGACTGATGTGAGGCGGAGCTCTGCTTGTCCCTCCTCTGATG GTGGAAGCCAGAGTGATTACATCAACCAAAATG TGGACAATGATGCAGTAAGCTATGAGCAGCCTCCTGAAAAGACTACAGACTATCCGGACTATCT GGACGTGTTACCAGATGACCAAAATGTGTCCCAGCAGAATCTCGCCTCTTCGTTGAATTCAG GGCAGAGTTACCAGAACATTGAAAATGATGACAACGATGATGATTCAG ACAGTCAGCATTATATAAATGTCAACGAGGACAGAGTACCTGCAACTGAAACTCCTG TTGGCTCACTTGGGAGCTGCAGCAGTGACGACCAGGGCAGCTCTGACTACGTAAACGCTCCTAACCACG TTAACTTCCACCTGGGCTGA